In Janthinobacterium sp. J1-1, a single genomic region encodes these proteins:
- a CDS encoding bifunctional UDP-4-keto-pentose/UDP-xylose synthase: MKKVLILGINGFIGHHLSKRILETTDWHVYGMDMNSDRISDVLENPEYKSRMHFFEGDITINKDWVEYHVKKCDVILPLVAIATPSTYVKQPLRVFELDFEANLPIVRSAAKYGKHLVFPSTSEVYGMCHDEEFDPENSELICGPINKPRWIYSNAKQLMDRVIWGYGMEGLNFTLFRPFNWIGAGLDSIHTPKEGSSRVVTQFFGHIVRGENISLVDGGAQKRAFTYIDDGIDALMHIIANRNGIASGKIYNIGNPGNNYSIRELAGMMLTLAAEYPEYADGAQHVKIVETTSGAYYGAGYQDVQNRVPKITNTCEELGWAPTTGMSDALRHIFDAYRSQVTQAQALMD, encoded by the coding sequence ATGAAAAAAGTACTCATCCTCGGCATCAACGGTTTTATCGGCCATCACCTGTCCAAGCGCATCCTGGAAACCACCGACTGGCATGTGTACGGCATGGACATGAATTCGGACCGCATCAGCGATGTGCTGGAGAACCCGGAATACAAATCGCGCATGCATTTCTTCGAGGGCGACATCACCATCAACAAGGACTGGGTCGAGTACCACGTCAAGAAATGCGACGTGATCCTGCCGCTGGTGGCGATCGCCACGCCGTCGACCTACGTCAAGCAGCCGCTGCGCGTGTTCGAGCTGGACTTCGAAGCGAATCTGCCGATCGTGCGTTCGGCCGCCAAGTACGGCAAGCACCTGGTGTTCCCGTCGACCTCGGAAGTGTACGGCATGTGCCACGACGAGGAATTCGATCCGGAGAACTCGGAACTGATCTGCGGTCCGATCAACAAGCCGCGCTGGATCTATTCGAACGCCAAGCAGCTGATGGACCGCGTGATCTGGGGCTACGGCATGGAAGGGCTGAACTTCACCCTGTTCCGCCCGTTCAACTGGATCGGCGCCGGCCTCGATTCCATCCACACGCCGAAGGAAGGTTCGTCGCGCGTGGTGACGCAGTTCTTCGGCCATATCGTGCGCGGTGAAAACATTTCGCTGGTCGACGGCGGCGCGCAAAAACGCGCGTTCACGTATATCGACGACGGCATCGATGCGCTGATGCACATTATCGCCAATCGGAACGGCATTGCCAGCGGCAAGATCTATAATATCGGCAATCCGGGCAATAACTATTCGATCCGCGAGCTGGCCGGCATGATGCTGACCCTGGCCGCCGAATACCCGGAATACGCCGACGGCGCGCAGCATGTGAAAATCGTGGAAACCACCTCGGGCGCCTACTATGGCGCCGGCTACCAGGACGTGCAGAACCGCGTGCCGAAGATTACCAATACCTGCGAAGAACTGGGCTGGGCGCCGACCACCGGCATGAGCGACGCGCTGCGCCATATTTTCGATGCCTACCGCAGCCAGGTCACGCAGGCGCAAGCGCTGATGGATTAA
- a CDS encoding glycosyltransferase family 39 protein — protein MKLPVRELHTSKVAMWTLFGLFVVVTLYALGIRTLVPPDEGRYAEMAREMFASGDWITTRLNDIKYFEKPPLQTWMNALTFAAFGLGEWQARLWTGLCGILGVVMTAHAGRKVFGPRTGLYAGLVLASSLFWLASGQINSLDMGLSSMMTVTLASLLIAQRDDASASERRNWMLVCWAGMALAVLAKGLIGLVLPGAVLILYSLFARDWRIWTRLHLIKGMLVFFAIATPWFVLVALRNPEQPYFFFVHEHFQRFLMKGHKREGGWYYFLVLLIPGMLPWITLLPQSLAAGAKRQAGAFQPRLMILIWAVFIFLFFSYSTSKLPGYIVPIFPALALLAALSLEAASRRQRLIFAGMLAVLGLAILVAVPVTLALITARDEAHLAALRGYQPWVMAAGFLVMAGGVMALLHERQSRRDMAVLTIAVAGFLATHSILAGSELYGQNRAGTDLLPQIQAELKPGTKLYSVGIYEQSLVFYLRRPVTLVAYTDEFAFGLKQQPELSMPVIETFITQWTNDAAAGVHSLAIISLDRYEDLKHRSVPMRVVAEDARRMIIANL, from the coding sequence ATGAAATTGCCTGTTCGCGAGCTGCACACATCGAAGGTGGCGATGTGGACCCTGTTCGGGCTCTTCGTCGTCGTCACCCTGTATGCGCTCGGCATCCGCACCCTGGTGCCGCCCGACGAGGGCCGCTACGCCGAAATGGCGCGCGAGATGTTCGCCAGCGGCGACTGGATCACCACGCGCCTGAACGACATCAAGTATTTCGAAAAGCCGCCGCTGCAAACCTGGATGAACGCCTTGACTTTTGCCGCCTTCGGCCTCGGTGAATGGCAGGCGCGTCTGTGGACCGGCCTGTGCGGCATCCTCGGCGTGGTGATGACGGCCCATGCGGGCAGGAAAGTATTCGGCCCGCGCACCGGCCTGTATGCGGGGCTGGTGCTGGCGTCTAGCCTGTTCTGGCTGGCCTCGGGCCAGATCAATTCGCTCGACATGGGCTTATCAAGCATGATGACCGTGACCCTGGCCAGCCTCTTGATCGCCCAGCGCGATGACGCCAGCGCCAGCGAGCGGCGCAACTGGATGCTGGTGTGCTGGGCCGGCATGGCGCTGGCGGTGCTGGCCAAGGGCCTGATCGGCCTGGTACTGCCGGGCGCCGTGCTGATCCTGTACAGCCTGTTCGCCCGCGACTGGCGCATCTGGACCCGCTTGCACCTGATCAAAGGCATGCTGGTGTTCTTTGCCATCGCCACGCCGTGGTTCGTGCTGGTCGCCTTGCGCAATCCCGAGCAGCCGTATTTTTTCTTTGTCCACGAACACTTCCAGCGCTTCCTGATGAAGGGCCACAAGCGCGAAGGCGGCTGGTATTACTTCCTGGTGCTGCTGATCCCCGGCATGCTGCCCTGGATCACCTTGTTGCCGCAAAGCCTGGCCGCAGGCGCCAAGCGCCAGGCCGGCGCCTTCCAGCCGCGCCTGATGATCTTGATCTGGGCCGTCTTCATCTTCCTGTTCTTCAGCTATTCGACCTCGAAGCTGCCCGGCTACATCGTGCCCATCTTCCCGGCCCTGGCGCTGCTGGCGGCGCTGTCGCTGGAAGCGGCCTCGCGTCGCCAGCGCCTGATCTTCGCCGGCATGCTGGCCGTGCTGGGCCTCGCCATCCTGGTCGCCGTGCCGGTCACGCTGGCGCTGATCACGGCCCGCGACGAGGCCCACCTGGCGGCCCTGCGCGGCTACCAGCCCTGGGTCATGGCGGCAGGTTTCCTGGTGATGGCGGGCGGCGTGATGGCGCTGCTGCATGAGCGCCAGTCGCGGCGCGACATGGCGGTGCTGACGATCGCCGTGGCTGGCTTCCTGGCCACCCACAGCATCCTGGCCGGCTCCGAACTGTATGGCCAGAACCGCGCCGGCACCGACCTGCTGCCGCAGATCCAGGCCGAACTGAAACCCGGCACCAAGCTGTATTCGGTCGGCATCTACGAGCAGTCGCTGGTGTTTTACCTGCGGCGTCCGGTGACCCTGGTGGCCTACACCGATGAATTCGCTTTTGGCCTGAAACAGCAGCCTGAACTGTCGATGCCGGTGATAGAGACTTTCATCACGCAATGGACAAACGACGCCGCCGCCGGCGTGCACAGCCTCGCCATCATCAGCCTGGACCGGTATGAAGACTTGAAACACCGCAGTGTTCCCATGCGCGTCGTTGCCGAAGATGCACGCCGCATGATCATTGCCAACTTGTAA
- a CDS encoding formyltransferase yields the protein MRAVVFAYHNVGVRCIKVLLAGGVDIALVVTHEDNPQENLWFESVASLCRMEGIAFITPPDAGSPELLAQVQAARPDMLFSFYYRHMLPAGILDVAPAWNMHGSLLPQFRGRAPVNWAVLHGARESGATLHAMTVKPDAGAIVAQTAVPILPDDTAFEVFGKVTVAAEQTLWRVLPALLDGSAPLLPNDLTQGGYFGGRKPADGRIDWSLPAQQVYNLHRAVAPPYPGAFTELNGVTYVIQQARLSKLAPVKLTPGLAIVDGAIAGVCGDGRLLAISSLHADGAPISAAQLQDQLASHASTLNTIQEKFI from the coding sequence ATGCGCGCCGTCGTTTTCGCCTATCACAATGTGGGCGTGCGCTGCATCAAGGTGCTGCTGGCCGGCGGCGTCGATATCGCGCTGGTGGTCACGCATGAGGACAACCCGCAGGAAAACCTGTGGTTCGAGTCGGTCGCCAGCCTGTGCCGCATGGAGGGCATTGCTTTTATTACGCCGCCCGATGCCGGGTCGCCCGAACTGCTGGCGCAAGTGCAGGCCGCCCGGCCCGACATGCTGTTCAGCTTTTATTACCGCCATATGCTGCCAGCAGGCATCCTCGATGTGGCGCCGGCCTGGAACATGCACGGCTCGCTGCTGCCGCAGTTCCGTGGCCGCGCACCCGTCAACTGGGCCGTGCTGCACGGCGCCCGCGAGAGTGGCGCCACCCTGCACGCGATGACGGTGAAACCGGACGCCGGCGCCATCGTCGCGCAGACCGCCGTGCCGATTTTGCCCGACGACACCGCTTTCGAGGTATTCGGCAAGGTCACCGTGGCGGCCGAGCAGACCCTGTGGCGCGTGCTGCCGGCCCTGCTGGACGGCAGCGCGCCGCTGCTGCCGAACGACCTGACCCAGGGCGGCTACTTCGGTGGCCGCAAACCGGCCGATGGCCGCATCGACTGGAGCTTGCCGGCGCAGCAGGTCTACAACCTGCACCGCGCCGTCGCGCCGCCCTATCCTGGCGCGTTTACCGAGCTCAATGGCGTCACCTACGTGATCCAGCAAGCCAGATTGAGCAAGCTTGCGCCAGTCAAGCTGACACCGGGCCTGGCCATCGTCGATGGCGCCATCGCCGGCGTCTGCGGCGACGGCCGGCTGCTGGCCATTTCCTCCTTGCACGCCGATGGCGCACCGATTTCTGCCGCACAACTGCAAGACCAGCTGGCTTCCCATGCCAGCACCCTCAATACCATCCAAGAGAAATTCATATGA
- a CDS encoding DegT/DnrJ/EryC1/StrS aminotransferase family protein yields the protein MTNITTPPLPFLPFSKPTIDEATIAAVGEVLRSGWITSGPKVQAFEAQLSGYCGGRPVRTFNSGTCTMEIALRVAGIGPGDEVITTPVSWVATANVIIEVGATPVFADIDPVTRNIDLDKLEAAITPRTRAIIPVYLAGLPVDMDRLYAIARQYNLRVIEDAAQALGSSWKGRPIGSFGDMVSFSFQANKNITTGEGGALVLNNLEEAKLAEKFRLQGVTRSGVDGIDVDVLGGKYNMSDIMAAIGLGQFAKLDAITAHRRALARHYFVQFGSGFEAASGAQLPVADFENSNWHLFQIILPDHGPDTRATFMRQMAELNVGTGFHYAPIHLFSLYRARGFSEGMFPHAETIGRLTVTLPMFYAMTLADVERAVAAVKSILVKEGTPS from the coding sequence ATGACAAACATTACGACCCCGCCCCTGCCATTTTTGCCGTTTTCCAAGCCCACCATCGACGAGGCCACGATTGCCGCCGTCGGCGAGGTGCTGCGCTCGGGCTGGATCACCAGTGGCCCGAAAGTGCAGGCCTTCGAAGCGCAATTGTCCGGGTACTGCGGCGGGCGCCCTGTGCGCACCTTCAATTCCGGCACCTGCACCATGGAAATCGCGCTGCGCGTGGCCGGCATAGGGCCAGGCGATGAAGTCATCACCACGCCCGTGTCGTGGGTGGCGACGGCCAACGTGATCATCGAAGTGGGCGCCACGCCGGTGTTTGCCGATATCGACCCGGTCACGCGCAATATCGACCTCGACAAGCTGGAAGCGGCCATTACACCACGCACCCGCGCCATCATTCCCGTCTACCTGGCCGGCTTGCCGGTCGACATGGACCGCCTGTATGCGATCGCCAGGCAATACAATTTGCGCGTGATCGAAGACGCGGCGCAGGCGCTGGGCTCTTCGTGGAAAGGCCGTCCGATCGGCTCGTTTGGCGACATGGTGTCGTTCAGCTTCCAGGCCAACAAGAACATCACCACCGGCGAAGGCGGCGCGCTGGTGCTGAACAACCTGGAAGAAGCCAAGCTGGCCGAGAAATTCCGCCTGCAGGGCGTCACGCGCAGCGGCGTGGACGGCATCGACGTCGATGTGCTGGGCGGCAAGTACAACATGAGCGACATCATGGCCGCGATTGGTCTCGGCCAGTTTGCCAAGCTCGACGCCATCACCGCGCACCGCCGCGCGCTGGCGCGCCATTACTTTGTCCAGTTCGGCAGCGGTTTCGAAGCGGCCAGCGGCGCGCAGTTGCCGGTGGCCGATTTCGAGAACAGCAACTGGCATTTGTTCCAGATCATCCTGCCCGACCACGGCCCCGACACGCGCGCCACCTTCATGCGCCAGATGGCCGAACTGAACGTGGGCACCGGCTTTCATTACGCGCCGATCCACCTGTTCAGCCTGTACCGCGCACGCGGCTTTAGCGAAGGCATGTTTCCCCATGCGGAAACCATCGGCCGCCTGACCGTCACCCTGCCGATGTTCTACGCCATGACCCTGGCCGACGTGGAACGGGCCGTGGCCGCCGTCAAATCCATCCTCGTCAAGGAAGGAACCCCATCATGA
- a CDS encoding pyridoxal phosphate-dependent aminotransferase codes for MRPIQKSNKLADVCYDIRGPVLEKSRQMEEEGHKITKLNIGNLAVFGFDPPDEIVRDMMLNLQNAAGYTDSKGMFAPRKAVMHYTQGKNIAGVTIDDIYLGNGASELIVMSMNALLNSGDEVLVPAPDYPLWTAAVSLSGGNPVHYVCDEQNEWYPDIEDMRRKITPNTRAIVVINPNNPTGALYPVEVLLQIVELARQHQLIIFADEIYDKVLYDEAEHVSIASLADDVLFITLNGLSKNYRSCGYRSGWMVVSGEKRHAKDYIEGLNMLASMRLCANAPGQFAIQTALGGYQSIQDLVGPGGRLLKQRDLAHKLLTDIPGVTCVKPKAALYMFPKLDPAVYPIADDQQFAYELLAEAKVLIVQGTGFNWIAPDHFRVVFLPNSDDLTEAMGRIARFLEGYRKRHSRV; via the coding sequence TTGCGACCGATTCAGAAATCGAATAAATTGGCGGATGTCTGCTACGACATCCGCGGCCCGGTCCTGGAAAAATCCAGGCAAATGGAAGAAGAAGGCCACAAGATCACCAAGCTCAACATTGGCAACCTCGCCGTGTTCGGCTTCGATCCGCCGGACGAGATCGTGCGCGACATGATGCTCAACCTGCAAAACGCCGCCGGCTACACCGATTCAAAAGGCATGTTCGCGCCGCGCAAGGCCGTCATGCACTATACGCAGGGCAAGAATATCGCCGGTGTCACCATCGACGACATTTACCTGGGCAATGGCGCATCGGAACTGATCGTCATGTCGATGAACGCCCTGCTCAACAGCGGCGACGAGGTGCTGGTGCCGGCGCCCGACTATCCGCTGTGGACGGCGGCGGTCAGCTTGTCGGGCGGCAATCCGGTGCATTATGTGTGCGACGAGCAGAACGAGTGGTATCCCGATATCGAGGACATGCGCCGCAAGATCACGCCCAATACCCGCGCCATCGTCGTCATCAACCCGAACAACCCGACCGGCGCGCTGTACCCGGTCGAGGTGCTGTTGCAGATCGTCGAACTGGCGCGCCAGCATCAATTGATCATTTTCGCCGACGAGATCTATGACAAGGTGTTGTACGACGAAGCCGAGCACGTGTCGATCGCCTCGCTGGCCGACGATGTGCTGTTCATTACCCTGAACGGCCTGTCGAAGAATTACCGTTCCTGCGGCTACCGCTCCGGCTGGATGGTGGTGTCGGGCGAAAAGCGCCACGCCAAGGATTATATCGAGGGCCTGAACATGCTGGCCTCGATGCGCCTGTGCGCCAATGCGCCGGGGCAGTTTGCGATCCAGACGGCGCTGGGCGGCTACCAGAGCATCCAGGACCTGGTGGGGCCGGGCGGGCGCCTGTTGAAACAGCGCGACCTGGCGCACAAGCTGCTGACCGATATCCCGGGCGTCACCTGTGTCAAGCCGAAGGCCGCGCTGTACATGTTCCCGAAGCTGGACCCGGCCGTCTACCCGATCGCCGACGACCAGCAGTTTGCCTATGAATTGCTGGCCGAGGCCAAGGTGCTGATCGTGCAGGGCACCGGTTTCAACTGGATCGCGCCGGACCATTTTCGCGTCGTCTTCCTGCCGAATTCGGACGACCTGACCGAGGCGATGGGGCGCATTGCGCGCTTCCTCGAAGGTTACCGCAAGCGTCACAGCCGGGTTTGA
- a CDS encoding glycosyltransferase, producing the protein MKPELSVIIPIYNEQEGLASLFARLYPALDALQTSYEIIFVNDGSRDNSVALLAEQFRQRPEVTRVVLFNGNYGQHMAILAGFEVSRGQIMITLDADLQNPPEEIGNLVAKMREGYDYVGSIRRKRQDSAWRTVASKMMNRLRERITNIKITDQGNMLRAYGRNVIDLVNQCAEVNTFVPALAYTFARKPTEIIVEHEERAAGESKYSLYSLIRLNFDLVTGFSLIPLQIFSMLGMLLSFSSALLVIYLLARRFLFGAEAEGVFTLFAVAFFLMGVILFGIGLVGEYVGRIFQQVRARPRYVVQTILQDGMAQAEAEALPYVRLEKRQVAR; encoded by the coding sequence ATGAAACCTGAACTGTCGGTCATCATTCCGATCTACAACGAACAGGAAGGCCTGGCCAGCCTGTTCGCGCGCCTGTACCCGGCGCTCGACGCCTTGCAGACCAGCTACGAAATCATTTTCGTCAACGACGGCAGCCGCGACAATTCCGTGGCCCTGCTGGCCGAGCAATTCCGCCAGCGCCCGGAAGTGACGCGGGTGGTACTGTTCAACGGCAACTACGGCCAGCACATGGCGATCCTGGCCGGCTTTGAGGTGTCGCGCGGCCAGATCATGATCACGCTCGACGCCGACCTGCAAAACCCGCCCGAGGAAATCGGCAACCTGGTGGCCAAGATGCGCGAAGGCTACGATTACGTGGGTTCGATCCGGCGCAAGCGGCAGGATTCCGCCTGGCGCACGGTGGCCTCGAAAATGATGAACCGCCTGCGCGAACGCATCACCAATATCAAGATCACCGACCAGGGCAATATGTTGCGCGCCTATGGCCGCAATGTGATCGACCTGGTCAACCAGTGCGCCGAAGTCAATACCTTCGTGCCGGCGCTGGCCTACACCTTTGCCCGCAAACCGACCGAGATCATCGTCGAACACGAGGAGCGGGCGGCAGGCGAATCGAAGTATTCGCTGTACAGCCTGATCCGCCTGAACTTCGACCTGGTGACGGGCTTTTCGCTGATCCCGCTGCAGATCTTTTCCATGCTGGGCATGCTGCTGTCGTTCAGCTCGGCACTGCTGGTGATCTACCTTCTGGCGCGCCGCTTCCTGTTCGGCGCCGAAGCCGAGGGCGTGTTTACCCTGTTCGCGGTCGCCTTCTTCCTGATGGGCGTGATCCTGTTCGGCATCGGCCTGGTGGGCGAATACGTGGGCCGCATCTTCCAGCAGGTGCGCGCCCGCCCCCGCTACGTGGTGCAGACCATCTTGCAGGACGGCATGGCGCAGGCCGAGGCGGAAGCCCTGCCGTATGTGCGCCTGGAAAAACGCCAGGTGGCCCGCTGA
- a CDS encoding Mth938-like domain-containing protein: protein MKLHASSTQQYQTVTGYDATGVEINAEHFGYSLIVMPETAPRAWDVTRFEDLSEAHFEQILADAPDVVILGTGERQRFVHPKLTASLTMRRIGVECMDSQAACRTYNILMGEGRKVTLALILPVSQPAGAGATA from the coding sequence ATGAAACTGCACGCTTCCAGCACCCAGCAATACCAGACCGTGACCGGCTACGACGCCACCGGCGTGGAGATCAACGCCGAACACTTTGGCTACAGCCTGATCGTGATGCCGGAAACGGCGCCGCGCGCCTGGGACGTGACGCGTTTCGAAGACCTGAGCGAGGCGCATTTCGAGCAGATCCTGGCCGACGCGCCCGACGTGGTGATCCTCGGCACGGGCGAGCGCCAGCGCTTCGTGCATCCGAAACTGACGGCGTCGCTGACCATGCGCCGCATCGGCGTCGAATGCATGGACAGCCAGGCCGCCTGCCGCACCTACAATATCCTGATGGGCGAGGGCCGCAAGGTTACCCTGGCCCTGATTCTGCCCGTCTCCCAGCCTGCTGGCGCCGGCGCCACCGCATGA